A region of Vitis riparia cultivar Riparia Gloire de Montpellier isolate 1030 chromosome 12, EGFV_Vit.rip_1.0, whole genome shotgun sequence DNA encodes the following proteins:
- the LOC117926751 gene encoding uncharacterized protein HI_0703-like, whose protein sequence is MPNSSEETDELNTNSGHNVREESEYVRLVISNEARLSEADILQPQAETRIKSFIWWLKALIFCVVNIIFLLIFLKWGAPFMFEKILLPIMHWEATAFGRPVLAFVLVASLALFPVLLIPSGPSMWLAGMIFGYGLGFVIIMIGTTIGMVLPYLIGLLFRDRIHQWLKRWPQKAAMIRLAGEGSWFHQFRVVALFRVSPFPYTIFNYAIVVTSMTFWPYLWGSIAGMVPEAFIYIYSGRLIRTLADVQYGNQHLTTLEIIYNIISFIVAIITTVAFTIYAKRALNELKMETNGEEASTSELSSFEMEKLPLERPKHLGFSS, encoded by the exons GAGGAGACGGATGAACTCAATACGAACTCTGGCCATAATGTGAGGGAAGAGAGTGAATATGTCCGGCTGGTCATATCCAATGAAGCAAGGTTATCTGAAGCTGACATTTTACAACCTCAAGCAGAAACAAGGATTAAATCATTCATCTGGTGGCTCAAAGCTTTAATTTTTTGTGTTgttaatataatatttcttctcattttcttgaaATGGGGAGCGCCATTTATGTTTGAGAAG ATTCTCCTCCCAATCATGCATTGGGAAGCTACTGCTTTTGGCCGTCCAGTTCTCGCTTTTGTGCTTGTTGCTTCTCTGGCATTGTTTCCTGTGCTGCTAATCCCTTCTGGGCCCTCAATGTGGTTGGCTGGAATGATTTTTGGATATGGTCTTGGGTTTGTTATAATCATGATTGGAACAACCATAGGAATGGTCCTGCCTTATTTGATTGGACTACTATTCCGTGATCGAATCCAT CAATGGTTAAAAAGATGGCCACAGAAAGCTGCCATGATTAGACTGGCTGGAGAAGGAAGCTGGTTCCATCAATTTCGAGTGGTTGCACTTTTTAGGGTTTCACCATTTCCGTACACAATTTTCAACTATGCAATAGTAGTAACAAGTATGACATTTTGGCCCTATTTATGGGGATCAATTGCTGGAATGGTACCAGAAGCTTTCATTTACATCTATAG TGGTCGGTTAATAAGGACGTTAGCAGATGTGCAGTATGGTAATCAACACCTCACTACGTTGGAAATTATATACAACATCATCTCCTTCATTGTTGCTATCATCACCACAGTTGCTTTTACTATTTATGCAAAGAGAGCTTTAAATGAGCTTAAAATGGAGACCAATGGAGAAGAAGCATCTACTTCTGAACTTTCGAGTTTTGAGATGGAGAAGCTTCCTCTTGAAAGACCCAAGCACCTGGGTTTCTCTTCATAG